The genomic interval AGAGCGCGGGGCAGATAGAATCCGAGCAGCAGATCGGAGGTCTGCCGGGCAACGTCGCGGTTGGACTGAGCAAGGCGGAATCGTGCGCTTTCATAGGCGATGTTGAACCGCTCGAACTCCCCATAGTCCATAGGGATGTCTTGAATATGCATGCGCTCACCGACGGCATGCCAAAAGTAGAACCAGGCCAGTCGTTCGCTTTCCTGCAGGGCGCGGTACCCATAGCGGTCTATCCAGCGGATCGGTTCGTAGACGAAGGTGGACAGCACATAGAGATAGTCTTCATTCCGAATGGGATAGCGTGCATGTTGGCTATTGATATTGGCGATGGCGGCCTTTCCCCGTGGGCTATTGTAGCCGTGCTCGATGATCTCGCTGAGCAAGAGATCGGTGTCGTCATAGCGTTTTCGGGTCCGTTCTGTGAGCTCACCCGTGCTGCGCAGCAGCGCGGATATCCGTGGAACGGCGTAGGTCCGGAATAATGCCAACTCCAATGAGCGGGCCACATCGAAGGGAAACGCGCAGGTGGCGATCAGGAAGGTCATGCGGCAGTGATCGGCCAGGGGATCGAGCTGCAGGAGTTCCTGGGTATAGGCGGTATCGGGACGGATGAGCCCTCCACAGAGGATGACGGTGAAGGATAGGATGGTGCCCGAAGAGGCCTCCGGGAGCAAACGACGGACTGGGGATTATCGCCGTATCGCGATGCGCAGGTTGCCGGCGTCCGGAATATTCCCCGATGGGTCTCTGAAGAGAGTCCCGCGCAAGATCACGGACTCCGCTGGTAGCGTGAACCCAGTTTGGGCAAGTTGTCGCTAAGCGCGCAAGTTTCTTCGCTACCGAGAGGGATCCAGAATCGGATCCACCGTCTCCG from Acidithiobacillus caldus ATCC 51756 carries:
- a CDS encoding oxygenase MpaB family protein produces the protein MLPEASSGTILSFTVILCGGLIRPDTAYTQELLQLDPLADHCRMTFLIATCAFPFDVARSLELALFRTYAVPRISALLRSTGELTERTRKRYDDTDLLLSEIIEHGYNSPRGKAAIANINSQHARYPIRNEDYLYVLSTFVYEPIRWIDRYGYRALQESERLAWFYFWHAVGERMHIQDIPMDYGEFERFNIAYESARFRLAQSNRDVARQTSDLLLGFYLPRALFALGRPAIHALLDAPLLSALGIPPQPAWLRWSLTQALRVRGKVAAALPLHQRPVLRTRLRRPSYPTGYTLDELGPR